In Crinalium epipsammum PCC 9333, the genomic window CATCAGATACCTTACTGGAGTAACAATAGATTATTCTGAAGATCTCATGGGAGGTGGTTTTCGCTTCCACAACCCAAACGCACAAGAAAGCTGTGGCTGTGGCAACTCATTTAAGGCAAGCACAGACTAGGAAAGTTTAAAGCCATCTAGATTCTAAAAATTGACACTCATCCTCAAAATTCGATATAGTTAGAATTTGTCAACAGTTGGAATATCTTGGAGCTGTCCATAATTTAACCCATGCCCACCATTCAACAGCTCATTCGTAACGCTCGCGAAACTACGAAAGCAAAAACCAAGTCACCCGCGTTAAAACAATGTCCGCAGCGTCGTGGTGTCTGTACAAGGGTTTATACTACCACCCCTAAAAAACCAAACTCAGCCTTGCGTAAAGTAGCAAGGGTGCGCTTAACCTCTGGTTTTGAAGTTACAGCTTATATTCCAGGAATTGGTCATAACCTGCAAGAACACTCCGTTGTAATGATTCGGGGTGGACGGGTTAAAGATTTACCTGGTGTGCGATATCACATTATTCGGGGAACCTTAGACACATCGGGTGTGAAGGATCGCCGTCAAGGTCGTTCTAAATATGGTGCCAAGCGCCCCAAATAAGCTGTAAGTTAGTTGGTAAATTGCCAATCACAGCAACTGTGGCGCTTATACAGATTAAATAGCTGGTTGATCCAGTTAAGCAAATGTTGGCATCCAAGTCAGCAGAAAGGATGCCTGCATAATGCCCTGATAATTTTTGTGTGTTCTTAAAGGCTTATTATGTCTCGTCGCAAGCTAGTTCAAAAACGTCCTGTTCCCCCAGATTCGCAGTATAACAGTCGCCTTGTTAGCATGATAATAAGACGAATTATGCGTAGTGGCAAGAAATCTATTGCTACTGGGATCATTTACGACGCATTAAAAACAATTGAAGAACGGACAGGCAACGATCCGTTAGAAACTTTTGAAAAAGCAGTTCGCAACGCCACACCTCTAGTGGAAGTTAAAGGTCGTCGTGTTGGTGGTGCTACATATCAAGTGCCTATGGAAGTTAGCTCTAACCGAGGAACTACCCTAGCAATGCGTTGGCTGATTAATTTTGCGC contains:
- the rpsL gene encoding 30S ribosomal protein S12, producing the protein MPTIQQLIRNARETTKAKTKSPALKQCPQRRGVCTRVYTTTPKKPNSALRKVARVRLTSGFEVTAYIPGIGHNLQEHSVVMIRGGRVKDLPGVRYHIIRGTLDTSGVKDRRQGRSKYGAKRPK
- the rpsG gene encoding 30S ribosomal protein S7, coding for MSRRKLVQKRPVPPDSQYNSRLVSMIIRRIMRSGKKSIATGIIYDALKTIEERTGNDPLETFEKAVRNATPLVEVKGRRVGGATYQVPMEVSSNRGTTLAMRWLINFARQRPGRSMASRLANELMDAANETGNAIRKREETHRMAEANKAFAHYRY